In the genome of Desulfovibrio desulfuricans, one region contains:
- a CDS encoding acyltransferase domain-containing protein, with the protein MRQDSENPAQDTPQGEIALDGVRYANLHQAGQQWRVGAVNPAWRQELLALPANPDGNDLARLEDRGLWIAPVRAGGTPPLAVLCCGLGSVWPGMGRELYDNFPAARAAMDRLASVADWDVLGLMDETDVEKVSLTRWQSPYVFMLEYAQWSVLSSLGLSPSLFCGHSLGEIIGLCISGILAPEEAWYIMDTRAVHMAEMEARATRETGMMAVHADAEAISETCAAFPALYVSNYNTPHQFILSGPREVLQEARKSLRTRRIPAIVLNVSLAFHHPSMRVLRDISLRRLSALETHAPATPMLSCIDAQFYPGDAASTCMHIADLDENSVRWTECVQTMWNREGIRYFFELGPQDTLCSLVTDNEPQAVCFAAGRKGREVEGMRQACARLYSLGYLPHAAVKSRADAAADGGESRLLACMPAPHCGLRPVAPTNLAQADGAGAPAEPALSAAAESVPAETGGDTAAAATVATASYAESLSVVLEILAQACARPVADLRPEMDLRYDLALRSSRFPLIVQDVEKTLGISVNFEDLLQVSTVGDLARVLSGGSFRAGPRVETADKPDATAKNCAEPLRRYAPLAELPPANAAAEVCLEPLPLDPCARGVSLKNGDVLALLVFDKNILPRLLSGIAPLGCVLGVPRDLIEQCAPLGTAGASLAPLDISLEDCADASLAVSQVRAAIAGLAQDYGRVDGVLFVPPVPAGIMVAAPENAGCAPAADGMGDLLQAALEAAQPHGLRFVGTCSVLAPHAENCIFDAPLDKILAAASARGLAVRGIRMLHGPERASLDEWGDMLARELLCGTASHVLWVRPGSLTGPVACNEPTGAALVRVCPEQFPLVFPDPVPPYRPMATLFQGGCHFSRFADRALSVHGGQQGNSLGDTVPTLPVCRSLKALLEGARQCLPWLKVSGFCDLRFFDAPRLAPGVTRECLVTTEAEPWLMQEKVMTRMCRSTLAVRGLTPNGRHTALYAPVSEGMVWLAAHASDVRPLWNEVPPAAAANHDGADVSGYYRSIGLGADWHLVENFAVLPENLYAAALRLPQARIAPGLDSEYSDVMLVVEGVMQAARLAITAEYSKDFDDSAAMAEAVGAWRLHAVGFIRMGEAPANGPLHVLMQRSWSAKRLRRFDAQVVDSKGTVFLTIHHLEFDRCVQAGLAPAQVPSV; encoded by the coding sequence ATGCGTCAGGACTCCGAAAATCCAGCCCAAGACACCCCACAGGGCGAAATAGCTCTTGATGGCGTGCGTTATGCCAATCTGCACCAGGCAGGCCAGCAGTGGCGCGTTGGTGCGGTCAACCCCGCATGGCGGCAGGAGCTGCTTGCCCTGCCCGCTAATCCTGACGGCAACGACCTTGCCCGGCTGGAAGATCGCGGCCTGTGGATAGCGCCCGTGCGCGCCGGGGGCACGCCGCCGCTGGCGGTTTTGTGCTGCGGCCTTGGGTCTGTATGGCCTGGCATGGGGCGTGAGCTGTACGACAACTTTCCCGCTGCCCGCGCGGCCATGGACCGCCTTGCCTCGGTGGCCGACTGGGACGTGCTGGGCCTCATGGACGAAACGGACGTGGAAAAGGTCAGCCTTACCCGCTGGCAGTCGCCCTACGTCTTCATGCTTGAATACGCCCAGTGGAGCGTGTTGTCTTCGCTGGGGCTCAGCCCTTCGCTGTTTTGCGGCCACAGTCTGGGCGAAATCATCGGCCTCTGTATCTCCGGTATTCTCGCGCCGGAGGAGGCCTGGTATATCATGGACACGCGCGCCGTGCACATGGCCGAAATGGAGGCAAGGGCCACCCGCGAGACGGGCATGATGGCCGTGCATGCCGATGCCGAAGCCATCAGCGAAACATGCGCCGCCTTTCCTGCGCTCTATGTCTCCAACTACAATACGCCGCACCAGTTTATTTTGAGCGGCCCGCGCGAAGTGCTGCAGGAGGCCCGCAAAAGCCTGCGCACACGTCGTATCCCCGCCATTGTGCTTAACGTGAGTCTGGCTTTTCACCATCCCAGCATGCGCGTCCTGCGCGATATTTCGCTACGCCGTCTGAGCGCGCTCGAAACGCACGCGCCCGCAACGCCAATGCTGAGCTGCATTGACGCGCAGTTTTATCCGGGCGACGCCGCATCCACCTGCATGCATATTGCCGATCTGGACGAAAATTCCGTGCGTTGGACGGAATGTGTGCAGACCATGTGGAACCGCGAGGGCATCAGGTATTTTTTCGAGCTTGGGCCGCAGGATACCCTGTGCAGCCTGGTGACCGACAACGAGCCGCAGGCCGTCTGTTTTGCGGCGGGACGCAAAGGGCGCGAGGTCGAAGGCATGCGTCAGGCCTGCGCCCGTCTGTACTCGCTGGGCTATCTGCCGCACGCAGCGGTGAAGAGCCGCGCCGACGCGGCGGCCGACGGCGGCGAATCGCGTCTGCTGGCGTGCATGCCCGCCCCTCATTGCGGGTTGCGCCCCGTTGCGCCGACCAACCTGGCCCAGGCTGACGGCGCGGGAGCACCCGCAGAACCGGCTCTTTCTGCCGCGGCTGAAAGCGTTCCTGCCGAAACCGGGGGCGACACGGCGGCAGCCGCGACTGTCGCGACGGCCTCCTACGCCGAAAGCCTTTCGGTTGTGCTGGAAATTCTGGCTCAGGCCTGCGCCAGACCTGTTGCGGACCTGCGCCCCGAGATGGATTTGCGCTATGATCTGGCGCTGCGTTCCAGCCGCTTTCCCCTGATTGTTCAGGATGTGGAAAAAACGCTGGGCATCAGCGTTAATTTTGAAGATCTGCTGCAGGTCTCGACGGTGGGCGACCTTGCACGGGTGCTCTCCGGCGGGAGTTTTCGCGCGGGGCCCCGCGTGGAAACTGCCGACAAGCCCGACGCGACGGCCAAAAACTGCGCGGAGCCCCTGCGCAGGTACGCGCCCCTTGCGGAGCTGCCCCCTGCGAATGCCGCAGCAGAGGTATGCCTTGAACCTTTGCCGCTTGACCCGTGCGCCAGGGGCGTAAGCCTCAAAAACGGCGATGTGCTGGCGCTCCTCGTGTTTGATAAAAATATTCTGCCCCGTCTGCTGAGCGGGATAGCGCCGCTTGGCTGCGTGCTGGGCGTGCCGCGCGACCTGATTGAGCAGTGCGCTCCCCTGGGCACTGCTGGGGCAAGCCTTGCGCCGCTTGATATTAGCCTGGAGGATTGCGCCGACGCGTCGCTGGCGGTCAGTCAGGTGCGGGCGGCCATTGCCGGTTTGGCGCAAGACTATGGCCGGGTTGACGGGGTGCTTTTTGTGCCGCCTGTACCCGCTGGCATAATGGTTGCCGCACCCGAGAATGCAGGCTGCGCCCCAGCGGCGGACGGCATGGGCGACCTGCTGCAAGCTGCGCTTGAGGCTGCCCAGCCCCATGGGCTGCGGTTTGTCGGCACCTGCTCTGTGCTTGCGCCGCATGCGGAAAACTGCATTTTTGACGCCCCGCTTGACAAAATACTGGCTGCCGCCAGCGCCAGGGGCCTTGCTGTGCGCGGCATACGCATGCTGCATGGCCCGGAACGCGCCAGTCTTGATGAATGGGGCGACATGCTGGCACGCGAGCTTTTATGCGGCACAGCCTCCCATGTGCTCTGGGTGCGCCCCGGCTCCCTGACGGGTCCGGTCGCCTGTAATGAGCCTACAGGGGCAGCGCTTGTGCGCGTATGCCCGGAGCAGTTTCCTCTGGTTTTTCCCGATCCTGTGCCGCCGTACAGGCCCATGGCCACCCTGTTTCAGGGGGGCTGCCATTTTTCGCGCTTTGCCGACAGGGCACTGTCCGTCCACGGCGGGCAGCAGGGCAACAGCCTGGGAGATACGGTACCTACCTTGCCGGTGTGCCGCAGCCTGAAGGCCCTGCTGGAGGGCGCGCGGCAGTGTCTGCCCTGGCTGAAGGTTTCCGGTTTTTGCGACCTGCGCTTTTTTGACGCGCCAAGGCTTGCCCCCGGCGTCACGCGTGAATGCCTGGTTACCACCGAGGCCGAGCCCTGGCTGATGCAGGAAAAAGTTATGACGCGCATGTGCCGCAGCACCCTGGCGGTGCGCGGGTTGACGCCCAACGGGCGGCATACGGCCCTGTACGCGCCGGTAAGCGAAGGCATGGTGTGGCTTGCGGCCCACGCCAGCGATGTGCGCCCCCTGTGGAACGAGGTGCCCCCGGCCGCGGCTGCGAACCATGACGGCGCGGATGTGTCCGGCTATTACCGCAGCATCGGCCTTGGGGCGGACTGGCATCTTGTGGAAAACTTTGCCGTTTTGCCCGAAAATTTATATGCAGCGGCTCTGCGTCTGCCGCAGGCACGCATTGCCCCCGGTCTTGATTCTGAGTATAGTGACGTCATGCTTGTGGTAGAGGGCGTGATGCAGGCCGCACGGCTGGCCATAACCGCTGAATACTCCAAGGATTTTGACGATTCTGCCGCCATGGCTGAGGCCGTTGGCGCATGGCGTCTGCATGCTGTGGGTTTTATCCGTATGGGTGAGGCCCCGGCAAACGGCCCCTTGCATGTGCTCATGCAGCGCTCCTGGTCTGCCAAGCGTCTGCGCCGGTTTGACGCGCAGGTTGTTGACAGTAAGGGTACTGTTTTTTTGACTATTCACCATCTTGAATTTGACCGATGCGTCCAGGCGGGGCTCGCGCCAGCCCAGGTACCGTCGGTATAA
- a CDS encoding TolC family protein has protein sequence MLTAQANLTTRFFLLLMLTAALLAGACSKKAGLKSPELPAKHWLEEAPGVPVENKSKLESAVPNLYDPKKVFSFEDCVFLTIQQSPALVNSAVDIEIKRLAQTDAVWKYLPEPHMQFTVSNNLTRYNMDNKDTPSDYGQTRFRVGFFAAFPNPMATYFEHQVQTAMVNLAISTHRKAVGKAISKIGEAYLQLQAQQKIVEAQKELLPLGKELVDYWQKVESVDGRQGVSLNLAIQHQRELELRLEQTRMKEIMQRTKLKILAGVEPQQRLEVDTKSADTVLAGFDGHRLTWEERWPATEDELLLRGQVKLGDYNIMVAWAQYVPTMSIALNNNPPSGQYQPTSGTEDTFLHLTFDFPLIDWGRRYRGVQTARMNKAQAFHELARKRTDYSNQWLQSEQRVALAETELKLAKTRLDTASMQFKEAQISFHEGIVQLPDMANKQEDMVQARIAYINADLDYKLAQLEWMSLSNSLAQRFLGLPAKEVL, from the coding sequence ATGCTCACTGCGCAAGCAAACCTTACCACACGTTTTTTTCTGCTGCTGATGCTTACGGCGGCCTTGCTGGCCGGGGCCTGCTCCAAAAAGGCCGGGCTCAAGTCGCCTGAACTTCCCGCCAAACACTGGCTTGAAGAAGCTCCCGGCGTGCCGGTGGAAAACAAGAGCAAGCTCGAATCCGCGGTGCCGAACCTGTACGACCCCAAGAAGGTATTTTCCTTTGAGGACTGCGTGTTCCTGACCATCCAGCAGTCGCCGGCCCTGGTCAACAGCGCTGTGGACATCGAGATCAAGCGTCTTGCCCAGACCGATGCCGTATGGAAGTATCTGCCCGAGCCGCATATGCAGTTTACCGTGTCCAACAACCTGACGCGGTACAACATGGACAACAAGGACACCCCCAGCGATTACGGACAGACGCGTTTTCGCGTGGGCTTCTTTGCGGCCTTCCCCAACCCCATGGCGACCTATTTTGAGCATCAGGTGCAGACGGCCATGGTCAATTTGGCCATTTCCACGCACCGCAAGGCCGTTGGCAAGGCTATCAGCAAGATCGGCGAAGCCTACCTGCAGCTGCAGGCCCAGCAAAAAATTGTCGAAGCGCAAAAAGAACTGCTGCCGCTCGGCAAGGAGCTTGTGGATTACTGGCAGAAGGTGGAATCGGTCGATGGCCGCCAGGGCGTGTCTCTCAACCTGGCTATCCAGCACCAGCGCGAACTTGAGCTGCGGCTTGAACAGACCAGGATGAAAGAGATCATGCAGCGCACCAAGCTCAAGATCCTTGCGGGTGTTGAGCCCCAGCAGCGCCTTGAGGTGGACACCAAGAGCGCCGACACGGTTCTGGCCGGTTTTGACGGCCACAGGCTTACCTGGGAGGAGCGCTGGCCCGCTACCGAAGACGAGCTGCTGCTGCGCGGTCAGGTAAAACTGGGCGACTACAATATTATGGTCGCCTGGGCGCAGTACGTGCCCACCATGAGCATCGCCCTCAACAACAACCCGCCGTCTGGTCAGTATCAGCCGACCAGCGGCACTGAAGACACGTTCCTTCATCTGACGTTTGACTTCCCGCTCATCGACTGGGGGCGCAGGTATCGCGGCGTGCAGACCGCCCGCATGAACAAGGCCCAGGCCTTCCATGAGCTGGCCCGCAAGCGCACCGATTATTCCAACCAGTGGCTGCAGAGCGAGCAACGCGTGGCACTGGCCGAAACCGAACTCAAGCTTGCCAAAACCCGGCTGGATACGGCCAGCATGCAGTTCAAGGAAGCGCAGATTTCCTTCCACGAAGGTATCGTGCAGCTGCCCGACATGGCCAACAAACAGGAAGACATGGTGCAGGCGCGCATTGCCTATATCAATGCCGATCTTGATTACAAGCTGGCGCAGCTTGAGTGGATGTCGCTTTCCAACTCGC